The Leucobacter chromiiresistens genome has a window encoding:
- a CDS encoding RNA polymerase sigma factor, with product MVSGGDRAPGVEAADDRIVAGRAADGDAAAFAVLVRRYTPMMRAYARRLLNGTADVDDVVQEAFVTAWEQLPGLEDPGKVKSWLMRITSRKAIDRVRAARPYAALDTVELPAAERSAPPRQAEARAGIAALHAALQELPHLQRECWVMREIGGSSYDEIADELQISRSTVRGLLARARKDIIVRMEQWR from the coding sequence GTGGTGAGTGGTGGAGATCGCGCCCCCGGCGTCGAAGCGGCCGATGACCGCATCGTCGCGGGGCGCGCAGCCGACGGCGACGCGGCCGCGTTCGCGGTGCTCGTGCGGCGGTACACGCCCATGATGCGGGCGTACGCCCGGCGGCTGCTGAACGGCACGGCCGACGTCGACGACGTGGTGCAGGAGGCGTTCGTCACGGCGTGGGAGCAGCTGCCCGGGCTCGAAGACCCGGGAAAGGTGAAGAGCTGGCTCATGCGCATCACGAGCCGCAAAGCGATCGACCGGGTGCGGGCGGCGCGGCCGTACGCCGCGCTCGACACGGTCGAGCTGCCCGCCGCGGAGCGCTCGGCGCCGCCGCGGCAGGCCGAGGCGCGGGCCGGGATCGCCGCGCTCCACGCGGCGCTCCAGGAGCTGCCGCACCTCCAGCGCGAGTGCTGGGTGATGCGCGAGATCGGCGGGAGCTCGTACGACGAGATCGCCGACGAACTGCAGATCTCCCGTTCAACGGTGCGGGGGTTGCTGGCACGCGCACGAAAAGACATCATCGTTCGGATGGAGCAGTGGCGATGA